In Arcanobacterium canis, the sequence GCGTGGAAAGACGGCCCGAATTTCTTCGGGCCGTCTTTGCTACCTCAGCGGCGAATGCCGAGGCGTGAGATCAGCGAACGGTAACGCTCGATATCCTCTTCCGCAAGGTAACGAAGAAGGCGCTTGCGCTTACCAATGAGCAGCATGAGGCCGCGGCGCGAATGATGATCGTGCTTGTGCGACTTGAAGTGCTCAGTGAGGTCCTTGATACGCTCAGTCAGAATTGCAACCTGAACCTCTGGGGAGCCAGTATCGCCCTCGTGTGTTGCGTACTCAGCAATGATGGCATCCTTGCGCTCTTTTTCGAGAGCCATACGTTTCTCCTTGATCGTTGCACGGAGCCCGGGGCATGTTCACCCGAGCATGACATTCCGTGGCCGGCAGACGGCCTTTCTAGGCTACCACAGTCATCCAAAGCGCGACGACGTCACACTCGCCTTCCCCTGGTGACGTCACCCACGTCGTCACTCCAAGGCTAAAATCGCCGCCACAAATACGACCACGGCAGTCACGTCATCGTTTTGCCAAGGGAAACCTTATTGAGAATAATACCCACCTTATTAGGTTCTTGCAATATCCTAATAAGCCTGGCAAACTAGAACCATGAGCAAGACAAACGCAACCGAAGAACGCAGCCAGTGCGATGCACTCGCTGAGACTGCTGCGCTCTTCAAGGCTCTGGGTTCCCCCAAGCGCCTTGCACTCGTCACTCTGATGATTAAGGAGCCGATGACCGTTTCCGGACTCGCGCAAGCAACAGAAATGGCCCAGCCCCTCACATCCCAACACCTCAAAGTGCTCCGTGAAGCTGGAATCGTCACTGCTATTCGAGAAGGAATGAGCGTGCGATACGAACTCGCAGATCACCACGTGGCTCATATCGTGGAAGATGCCCTCCTCCACACTGCTGAGCCACACACTCACACGTCGATAAATAACTAAGGAGAACCCCCATGTCAGTACACGAACATGCTGAGCATACCCTCGCAGAGCATACCCACGGCGAAGGCTGCGGCCACGACCTGATCAACCACGGCGACCACGTCGATTACATCCACGATGGTCACCTCCACCACGTCGATGGCGACCACTACGATGAGCACATTGCTGAGCACACCATG encodes:
- the rpsO gene encoding 30S ribosomal protein S15, giving the protein MALEKERKDAIIAEYATHEGDTGSPEVQVAILTERIKDLTEHFKSHKHDHHSRRGLMLLIGKRKRLLRYLAEEDIERYRSLISRLGIRR
- a CDS encoding ArsR/SmtB family transcription factor; the protein is MSKTNATEERSQCDALAETAALFKALGSPKRLALVTLMIKEPMTVSGLAQATEMAQPLTSQHLKVLREAGIVTAIREGMSVRYELADHHVAHIVEDALLHTAEPHTHTSINN